Proteins encoded within one genomic window of Eurosta solidaginis isolate ZX-2024a chromosome 1, ASM4086904v1, whole genome shotgun sequence:
- the LOC137238471 gene encoding succinate--CoA ligase [ADP/GDP-forming] subunit alpha, mitochondrial-like produces the protein MTKSKEIYKNKVLYKQHALEYGTKLVGCISLKKGGTTHLGLPVFASVAGAKKATDRHATVIYVVPPGAAAAILEALEAEMSLIFCITKVGPKHDRVRVKHALLRQKKSRLVRPDCSGIIAPERVI, from the exons atgacaaaatcaaaggaaatctacaaaaacaaggtactttacaagcaacatgctttggaatacggtaccaaactggttggatgtatttccctaaaaaagggtggaactacgcatcttggtttgccagtatttgcttcg gtagccggagcaaaaaaggcaactgatcggcatgcaactgttatttatgtggtgccaccgggagctgctgctgctatcctagaagcattagaagcagaaatgtctttgatattttgcatcaccaaagttgGGCCAAaacatgatagggttcgcgttaagcacgctctcttaaggcaaaaaaaatcgcgtctagtcaggcccgactgttcaggaatcatcgcaccagaaagg
- the LOC137238469 gene encoding uncharacterized protein: MCLYFCWTIFYYLRTNFNKLNPNQKECMAQFMAEHPNLAKNKFPNSAQGRATSNRLWEELSKRLNADGPPVKDAKMWRKVFADQKYQAKKKLSHNKLSKRQTGGGPYNEIPISATEELIIEAAGLEVAVDGNSTVRTFGNSPAHRSSTENSDSESNSDSGTSSASASALPGPSRSVTTLTPRVTSRCNTPRRRDLGEKIDRLVQVQDRLLQVHERMLTIKEEKHKLHQESHALDLQIKNLELESLAISVNRKRRN, translated from the exons atgtgtttatatttttgttggactatattttattatttaaggaCGAATTTTAACAAGCTAAACCCAAACCAAAAGGAGTGCATGGCGCAATTTATGGCGGAACACCCGAACTTGGCGAAAAACAAATTTCCCAATTCCGCACAAGGTAGAGCAACGTCCAACAGACTGTGGGAGGAGCTTTCCAAGCGTTTAAATGCTGACGGGCCACCAGTAAAAGACGCCAAAATGTGGaggaag GTTTTCGCAGATCAAAAATATCAGGCGAAGAAGAAGCTTTCCCACAACAAATTGTCCAAAAGACAAACTGGAGGAGGTCCTTATAATGAAATTCCCATCAGTGCAACTGAGGAATTGATTATAGAGGCAGCCGGACTTGAGGTCGCAGTGGACGGGAATAGTACCGTTCGCACTTTTGGCAATTCACCCGCTCATAGAAGCAGCACCGAAAATAGTGATAGTGAGAGCAACAGTGATAGTGGAACAAGCAGCGCATCAGCCAGCGCTTTACCTGGTCCATCTAGGTCGGTTACTACCCTTACACCGCGTGTAACCTCTCGGTGCAATACTCCACGGCGA CGCGATTTGGGGGAGAAGATTGACCGATTGGTGCAGGTGCAGGATAGGTTGTTGCAAGTGCATGAAAGGATGCTGACCATTAAGGAGGAGAAGCATAAACTGCATCAAGAATCACATGCACTTGatttacaaatcaaaaatttagaattagAGTCTCTAGCAATAAGTgtaaatagaaaaagaagaaattaa
- the LOC137238470 gene encoding putative nuclease HARBI1 has protein sequence MCQSTVSKITSHVILEMENKLCPQNIQFHLNETSECKQWFMDKYKIPGVIGCIDGTHIGLQRPSVDEHMYFNRKGYHSINAMIMCDHTYKILAINCQYGGAAHDSFVWRHSDQRRVLQERFEINRRSNAWLLGDSGYPLEPWCITPYRNPADGSSESAFNDVHSKARCIIERTIGIFKGRWRILGYGNRGRYHPTKVARFANVCAALHTAYSSKLITTYEDMNQTKSAMLTQAKPTILPQLVKQ, from the exons ATGTGCCAGAGCACTGTGTCAAAGATAACATCCCACGTTATTCTCGAAATGGAGAACAAGTTGTGTCCAcaaaatatacaatttcatttaaacGAAACTTCGGAATGCAAGCAATGGTTTATGGATAAATACAAAATACCTGGAG TCATCGGTTGCATTGATGGCACACACATCGGCTTGCAAAGACCATCTGTGGATGAGCATATGTACTTTAATAGGAAAGGATACCATAGTATCAACGCAATGATA atgTGCGATCACACCTATAAAATTTTGGCAATCAACTGTCAGTACGGTGGTGCGGCTCATGATTCCTTCGTTTGGAGGCATTCAGATCAACGACGAGTATTGCAAGAGAGGTTTGAAATTAATAGGCGGAGCAATGCGTGGCTTTTAG GTGATTCTGGCTATCCACTAGAGCCGTGGTGCATAACGCCTTACCGAAACCCCGCCGATGGCTCCAGTGAATCCGCATTTAATGATGTACACTCAAAAGCAAGATGTATCATCGAACGTACCATTGGTATTTTTAAAGGACGTTGGAGAATATTAGGGTATGGCAATAGGGGTAGATACCATCCTACAAAAGTGGCACGATTTGCCAATGTGTGCGCAGCTTTACATACTGCATACAGTTCAAAATTGATTACAACGTACGAAGATATGAATCAGACCAAATCAGCGATGTTGACCCAGGCGAAGCCAACCATCTTACCACAATTGGTCAAACAATAA